The sequence AATAAgagaaaatccattttaaaagtcTTATAGCTGTTCCTGCCCCCAAGATGAAGAGCAAGACAAGGCTGTctactctcaccacttctattcaaaataaaaagtcctGTAGTCTTCCTTTTCAGCTGAAAGGGTGAAGCACAATAGCCACAACTTTGTTACAGACTAAAATCCAACAAGTAATTCCAATGCCACCTGCTACTCTAGTAGGAAATGCTACCAGGCGATCAAGTGGAGTTATCCATTTACTTGGCACCACAGCCACAGGGACAGAATAATACTTCCAAATAAGTGAGATCATCAGTGCAGCTTGCAATATGTAGAAAGCAACACTTATAACCCATTTTATCTTGGCTAATTGACCTGTCCGTGCTTTCACGTGAGTTTTGAGCTTATCGGTCATCTTGTTGATCTTTCTCTCCAGTCTGGCGTATCTGGCAAACTCGTCCATCATGTTGACAGTGGAGAGCTCTTGCTTCATCCCGTGGATCTCCGCTCTCATCTGCGCCTCCTGCTCTGCGTCCTTCTGCAGCACCCTGGACATGAAGGAGGAGAAGGACGGGAGGAGGATCCGGAG is a genomic window of Choloepus didactylus isolate mChoDid1 chromosome 17, mChoDid1.pri, whole genome shotgun sequence containing:
- the LOC119512590 gene encoding guided entry of tail-anchored proteins factor 1-like; translation: MSAAEADRWAWLLVLSFVFGCNVLRILLPSFSSFMSRVLQKDAEQEAQMRAEIHGMKQELSTVNMMDEFARYARLERKINKMTDKLKTHVKARTGQLAKIKWVISVAFYILQAALMISLIWKYYSVPVAVVPSKWITPLDRLVAFPTRVAGGIGITCWILVCNKVVAIVLHPFS